One genomic window of Xanthobacter dioxanivorans includes the following:
- a CDS encoding lipid kinase, whose translation MTAASSASDRAGRRRALLVVNPRARNGSASLTAARAALSDDLHLIDADLPQDRPLSDLIRARAGEVDLIILGGGDGTLNSAASGLFDTQLPLGVLPLGTANDFARTLAIPPDPLAAARLIVSGQPRAVDLGEVNGHPFLNVASVGFSADLARALTQQAKRQFGILGYGVVAARLLLQSRLFTAFIEHDGQVETVRTLQVSVGNGRYYGGGMTVAASAAPDDGKLDFYSLEVDHWWRLLTLLPALRRGTQGEWDDVRAFRTTEVVVRTSRPRPVNTDGELVTFTPAHFRIRPAAIRVYAPPVRAASPATSSLLGAP comes from the coding sequence ATGACGGCTGCGTCTTCCGCGAGCGATCGCGCCGGGCGGCGCCGCGCGCTCCTCGTCGTCAATCCCCGCGCCCGCAATGGCTCGGCATCGCTGACGGCCGCGCGGGCCGCGCTGTCCGACGACCTTCACCTCATCGATGCCGACCTCCCGCAGGACCGCCCCCTGTCCGATCTCATCCGGGCCCGCGCCGGAGAGGTGGACCTGATCATCCTCGGCGGCGGCGACGGCACCCTCAACTCGGCCGCATCCGGCCTGTTCGACACCCAGCTCCCGCTGGGCGTCCTGCCGCTGGGCACCGCCAACGACTTCGCCCGCACCCTCGCCATCCCGCCCGATCCCCTCGCCGCGGCGCGCCTCATCGTGTCGGGGCAGCCGCGCGCCGTCGACCTCGGCGAGGTCAACGGCCATCCCTTCCTCAACGTCGCCAGCGTCGGCTTCTCGGCCGACCTCGCCCGCGCGCTGACCCAGCAGGCCAAGCGGCAATTCGGAATATTGGGATACGGCGTCGTCGCCGCCCGCCTGCTCCTGCAGTCGCGGCTCTTCACCGCCTTCATCGAGCATGACGGCCAGGTCGAGACCGTGCGCACGCTGCAGGTCTCGGTGGGCAACGGACGCTATTACGGGGGCGGCATGACGGTCGCGGCCTCGGCCGCCCCCGACGACGGAAAGCTGGATTTCTACAGCCTTGAAGTCGACCATTGGTGGCGGCTCCTGACCCTCCTTCCCGCGCTCCGGCGGGGCACGCAGGGCGAATGGGATGACGTGCGCGCCTTCCGCACCACCGAGGTGGTGGTGCGGACCAGCCGCCCCCGACCCGTCAACACCGATGGCGAGCTCGTCACCTTCACCCCCGCGCATTTCCGCATCCGGCCGGCGGCCATCCGCGTGTACGCGCCGCCGGTCCGCGCCGCCTCTCCCGCAACCTCATCGCTCCTGGGTGCCCCGTGA
- a CDS encoding TerC family protein, translating to MDYLLQLAADPAAWVALVTLVAMEVVLGIDNLIFISILTNKLPPQYRSKARRIGIGLALVLRLALLGTIAIIVKLTTPIFSVLGQGFSWRDLILIAGGLFLVWKATTEIHHNVDPVTHAEDVKESRVTIGFAAAIAQILMLDLVFSIDSIITAVGMTEHIPIMIIAVIAAVTCMLLAADPLAKFIEANPTVVMLALGFLIMIGMTLIAEGFGAHVPKGYVYAAMGFSTAIEALNMLVRRRRTVPPHG from the coding sequence ATGGACTACCTCCTTCAACTCGCCGCCGACCCCGCCGCCTGGGTGGCCCTGGTGACGCTGGTGGCCATGGAAGTCGTGCTCGGCATCGACAACCTCATCTTCATCTCCATCCTCACCAACAAGCTGCCGCCGCAGTACCGCTCGAAGGCCCGGCGCATCGGCATCGGCCTCGCTTTGGTGCTGCGCCTGGCGCTGCTCGGCACCATCGCCATCATCGTGAAGCTGACGACCCCGATCTTCTCGGTCCTCGGACAGGGCTTCTCATGGCGCGACCTCATCCTCATCGCCGGCGGCCTGTTCCTGGTGTGGAAGGCCACCACCGAGATCCATCACAACGTGGATCCGGTCACCCATGCCGAGGACGTCAAGGAAAGCCGCGTGACCATCGGCTTCGCCGCCGCCATCGCCCAGATCCTGATGCTGGACCTCGTCTTCTCCATCGACAGCATCATCACCGCCGTGGGCATGACGGAGCACATCCCGATCATGATCATCGCCGTCATCGCGGCGGTCACCTGCATGCTCCTGGCCGCCGATCCGCTGGCGAAGTTCATCGAGGCCAATCCCACCGTGGTGATGCTCGCCCTCGGCTTCCTCATCATGATCGGCATGACGCTGATCGCCGAAGGCTTCGGCGCCCACGTGCCCAAGGGCTACGTCTATGCCGCCATGGGCTTTTCCACCGCCATCGAGGCGCTCAACATGCTGGTGCGGCGGCGCCGGACGGTGCCGCCGCACGGCTGA
- a CDS encoding NAD(P)/FAD-dependent oxidoreductase gives MIRVTAPLNPAGHARSWYAATAVPCPAFAPLRGGAKADVCVLGGGYTGLSAALHLAEAGFRVVLLEAVRVGSGASGRNGGQLHSGQRRDQDFLEKAVGLDDARKLWDLAEEAKALVHDRIARHAIACDYRPGLIHADHKPHFVAESHAYARRLAEVYGYDQVTPLSREELRALVGSPAYHGGTLDRGAGHLHPLNFALGLATAASAAGVEIHEGTRVAKVADGPSGVSVTTDTGGTVHADFLLECGNGLMDGLDRRVGAHVMPICNYIAATEPLGARAQEIIANDAAVADSKFVINYFRLSADGRLLFGGGESYRRSLQPDVPAFVRPFMLKIFPQLADVRIDYGWGGVLAITLPRLPFVRRLSDHVLVSAGYSGQGVALAPLFGKILAEAVRGQMERFDVLQRLPVPPFPGGTLMRYPLLVAGLSYYALRDRL, from the coding sequence ATGATCCGCGTGACCGCCCCGCTGAATCCCGCCGGCCATGCCCGCTCCTGGTACGCGGCGACTGCGGTTCCCTGTCCCGCCTTCGCTCCCCTTAGGGGCGGCGCGAAGGCGGACGTGTGCGTGCTGGGCGGTGGCTATACGGGGCTGTCGGCGGCGCTGCATCTGGCCGAGGCCGGCTTCCGGGTGGTGTTGCTGGAGGCGGTCCGGGTCGGTTCGGGCGCCTCGGGGCGCAATGGCGGCCAGCTTCATTCAGGCCAGAGGCGCGACCAGGACTTTCTCGAGAAGGCCGTGGGCCTCGATGACGCCCGCAAGCTCTGGGACCTCGCCGAGGAGGCGAAGGCGTTGGTGCACGACCGCATCGCCCGCCACGCCATCGCCTGCGACTACCGGCCCGGTCTCATCCACGCCGACCACAAGCCGCACTTCGTCGCCGAGAGCCACGCTTATGCCCGGCGCCTTGCCGAGGTGTACGGCTACGACCAGGTGACGCCCCTCTCCCGCGAGGAATTGCGGGCGCTGGTGGGCAGCCCCGCCTATCACGGAGGGACGCTGGACCGGGGCGCGGGCCATCTCCACCCGCTCAACTTCGCCCTCGGCCTTGCCACGGCGGCGAGCGCCGCGGGGGTGGAGATCCACGAGGGCACCCGGGTGGCGAAGGTCGCGGATGGCCCCTCCGGGGTGAGCGTGACCACCGACACCGGCGGCACCGTCCATGCCGACTTTCTGCTCGAATGCGGCAACGGCCTGATGGACGGGCTGGACCGGCGGGTGGGGGCCCACGTCATGCCCATCTGCAACTACATCGCCGCCACCGAGCCCCTCGGCGCGCGGGCGCAGGAGATCATCGCCAATGACGCGGCGGTGGCGGACAGCAAGTTCGTCATCAACTATTTCCGCCTGAGCGCCGACGGGCGGCTGCTGTTCGGCGGCGGGGAGAGCTACCGGCGCTCGCTCCAGCCCGATGTGCCGGCCTTCGTGCGGCCGTTCATGCTGAAGATCTTCCCCCAGCTCGCCGACGTGCGGATCGATTACGGCTGGGGCGGGGTGCTCGCCATCACCCTGCCGCGCCTGCCCTTCGTGCGGCGCCTGTCGGACCATGTCCTGGTCTCGGCTGGCTATAGCGGGCAGGGGGTCGCGCTGGCGCCGCTGTTCGGCAAGATTCTCGCCGAGGCCGTGCGCGGCCAGATGGAGCGCTTCGACGTGCTCCAGCGCTTGCCGGTGCCGCCGTTTCCGGGCGGCACCCTCATGCGGTACCCGCTGCTGGTGGCGGGCCTGAGCTATTACGCCCTGCGCGACCGGCTCTAG
- a CDS encoding glutamine synthetase family protein yields MSKRSKGAQKKEITAPRGVASLTEAKAWMASRGITEIECTVPDLAGVARGKIMPASKFFSSPVMNLPLSVFFQTISGEYPDYEGLVDSVVADSDLVLEPDLSTLCSVPWAQDPTAQVIHDAFHRDGRPVEVSPRQVLKHVISLYEKKGWKAVVAPEIEFYLVETNTDPDYPLKPPVGRSGRPEIGRQSYSIQAVNEFDALFEDIYDYSEAQGLEIDTLIHEDGAAQMEINLRHGDPLTLADQVFLFKRTIREAALGHKIYATFMAKPIANEPGSAMHIHQSVISAETGRNIFSDDDGDPTPEFFSFIAGHQKYMPAVMCIMAPYVNSYRRLTRDSMAPINLQWGYDNRTAGLRVPPSTPEARRLENRVPSSDANPYLVIAASLACGYLGIMENLRATDPLEGDAKNLDFDLPRGLLEAVAAFEESEALSEVLGRRFVATYAAVKQAEFETFMRVISPWEREYLLLNV; encoded by the coding sequence ATGTCGAAACGCAGCAAGGGTGCGCAGAAGAAGGAAATCACGGCGCCGCGCGGCGTCGCCTCCCTGACCGAGGCCAAGGCCTGGATGGCCAGCCGGGGAATTACCGAGATCGAGTGCACGGTGCCCGACCTCGCCGGCGTGGCGCGGGGCAAGATCATGCCGGCCTCGAAATTCTTTTCGTCCCCCGTGATGAACCTGCCGCTCTCGGTCTTCTTCCAGACCATTTCGGGCGAGTATCCCGACTATGAGGGGCTCGTCGATTCGGTGGTGGCGGACAGCGACCTGGTCCTGGAGCCGGACCTCTCCACCCTGTGCTCCGTGCCCTGGGCGCAGGACCCGACCGCCCAGGTGATCCACGACGCCTTCCATCGCGACGGCCGTCCGGTGGAGGTCTCGCCCCGCCAGGTGCTCAAGCACGTCATCTCGCTCTACGAGAAGAAGGGCTGGAAGGCGGTGGTGGCGCCGGAGATCGAATTCTACCTGGTCGAGACCAACACCGACCCCGACTATCCGCTGAAGCCGCCGGTGGGGCGTTCCGGCCGGCCGGAGATCGGGCGGCAATCCTATTCGATCCAGGCGGTGAACGAGTTCGACGCACTGTTCGAGGACATCTACGATTATTCCGAGGCCCAGGGGCTCGAGATCGACACGCTGATCCACGAGGACGGCGCCGCGCAGATGGAGATCAACCTGCGCCACGGCGACCCGCTGACCCTGGCCGACCAGGTGTTCCTGTTCAAGCGCACCATCCGCGAGGCCGCGCTCGGCCACAAGATCTACGCCACCTTCATGGCCAAGCCCATCGCCAACGAGCCGGGCAGCGCCATGCACATCCACCAGTCGGTGATCTCCGCCGAGACCGGGCGGAACATCTTCTCCGACGATGACGGCGATCCCACGCCGGAATTCTTCTCCTTCATCGCCGGCCACCAGAAATATATGCCGGCGGTGATGTGCATCATGGCGCCCTACGTGAACTCCTATCGCCGGCTCACCCGCGATTCGATGGCGCCGATCAATCTCCAGTGGGGCTACGACAACCGCACCGCCGGCCTGCGCGTGCCGCCCTCCACCCCGGAGGCGAGGCGCCTGGAAAACCGCGTGCCCTCGTCCGATGCCAACCCCTATCTCGTCATCGCCGCGTCCCTCGCCTGCGGCTATCTCGGCATCATGGAGAACCTGCGGGCCACCGATCCGCTGGAGGGGGACGCGAAGAACCTCGACTTCGACCTGCCGCGCGGGCTTCTGGAGGCGGTGGCGGCCTTCGAGGAGAGCGAGGCCCTGTCCGAGGTGCTCGGCCGCCGCTTCGTCGCCACCTACGCGGCGGTCAAGCAGGCCGAGTTCGAGACCTTCATGCGGGTCATCTCGCCCTGGGAACGGGAGTACCTGCTGCTCAACGTCTGA
- a CDS encoding DUF3108 domain-containing protein: MIEPHRPSVYARRLAAAIRGTAIRGTAIRGTAIRGTAILGAAIIGVPLPALADGRLTAKYTLSVGGVELGRGSIVVEAGDAAYEISGSARVTGVLRAVSSGKGVAAARGNLSGNKMVPRVYAMNAEADGKAEVARIAMSAGAVKEMDVEPPLKPLPDRVPLTPGVLQNVIDPMSGAFIYVPGTADLLSSAACERSIPVFDGRQRYDISLAYVRTEKVKADGYTGPAVVCSVRYAPVAGHRPTRYTVKYMMENKDMLVWLVPVAGTRLLAPFKVSVATLIGTAVLEAESFETQAKADPVSVSAPRP; encoded by the coding sequence ATGATCGAGCCGCATCGCCCATCTGTCTACGCGCGCCGCCTCGCCGCCGCGATCCGTGGCACCGCGATCCGTGGCACCGCGATCCGTGGCACCGCGATCCGTGGCACCGCAATCCTTGGCGCCGCGATTATCGGCGTCCCGCTTCCCGCCCTCGCGGACGGCCGGCTTACCGCGAAATACACCCTGTCCGTGGGCGGGGTGGAGCTCGGCCGCGGCTCCATCGTGGTGGAGGCGGGGGACGCCGCCTACGAGATCTCCGGCTCCGCGCGCGTCACCGGCGTATTGCGGGCCGTGTCCTCCGGCAAGGGCGTGGCGGCCGCCCGGGGCAACCTCTCCGGCAACAAGATGGTGCCGCGGGTCTATGCCATGAACGCGGAAGCCGACGGCAAGGCGGAAGTCGCGCGCATCGCCATGTCCGCGGGTGCGGTGAAGGAGATGGACGTCGAGCCGCCGCTCAAGCCGTTGCCCGACCGGGTGCCGCTGACCCCCGGCGTGCTGCAGAACGTCATCGATCCCATGAGCGGCGCCTTCATCTATGTGCCCGGCACCGCCGACCTGCTGTCGTCGGCGGCCTGCGAGCGTTCGATCCCGGTGTTCGACGGGCGCCAGCGCTACGACATCTCCCTTGCCTATGTGCGCACGGAGAAGGTGAAGGCGGACGGCTATACCGGGCCCGCCGTGGTCTGCTCGGTGCGCTATGCCCCCGTCGCGGGCCACAGGCCGACCCGCTACACCGTCAAATACATGATGGAAAACAAGGATATGCTGGTTTGGCTGGTGCCCGTCGCCGGCACCCGGCTTTTGGCGCCGTTCAAGGTGTCCGTCGCCACCCTGATCGGGACCGCGGTGCTGGAGGCGGAAAGCTTCGAGACCCAGGCGAAGGCCGATCCGGTGTCGGTGAGCGCGCCGCGTCCCTGA
- the infC gene encoding translation initiation factor IF-3 yields the protein MRPVAPEKDGPRVNEEIRIREVQLIDQDGQNRGVVAIRDALALAQEAGLDLVEISPNSAPPVCKILDYGRFKYQNQKKASEARKKQKVVEVKEIKLRPGIDIHDYEVKMRSMQRFFEEGDKVKVTLRFRGREMAHQDIGFKLLQKLKEDVATIAKVEAEPMLEGRQMIMILSPR from the coding sequence ATGAGACCCGTCGCGCCGGAGAAGGATGGACCGCGCGTCAATGAGGAAATCCGCATCCGCGAAGTCCAGCTGATCGACCAGGATGGACAGAACCGCGGCGTGGTGGCCATTCGCGATGCTCTCGCCCTTGCGCAGGAGGCCGGCCTCGACCTCGTCGAGATCTCGCCGAACTCCGCTCCCCCCGTCTGCAAGATTCTCGACTACGGCCGGTTCAAATACCAGAACCAGAAGAAGGCGAGCGAGGCGCGCAAGAAGCAGAAGGTGGTGGAAGTCAAGGAGATCAAGCTCCGCCCGGGCATCGACATCCACGACTACGAAGTGAAGATGCGTTCCATGCAGCGCTTCTTCGAGGAAGGGGACAAGGTGAAGGTCACCCTGCGCTTCCGCGGTCGCGAGATGGCGCATCAGGACATCGGCTTCAAGCTGCTCCAGAAGCTGAAGGAGGATGTGGCTACCATCGCGAAGGTGGAAGCCGAGCCCATGCTGGAAGGCCGGCAGATGATCATGATCCTCTCCCCGAGGTGA
- a CDS encoding BA14K family protein, producing the protein MRYGGGMRYGGARYMGGARYMGGARYVGPRRAVVANAYRPGFRPGPVRPGWGPGRPGWGPGGPGWGHPGWRPPVGAWGPGAWRPGWGWYRPGWGWGYYNNTGAWIALGVASGVALGAAAAAAETPVYSDSVAYCIQRFRSYNPATGTYTGYDGFQHPCP; encoded by the coding sequence ATGCGCTACGGTGGTGGCATGCGCTACGGCGGGGCGCGTTACATGGGCGGCGCACGCTACATGGGCGGGGCGCGCTATGTCGGCCCCCGGCGTGCTGTGGTTGCCAATGCCTACCGTCCCGGCTTCCGTCCCGGACCGGTCCGCCCCGGCTGGGGTCCTGGCCGTCCGGGTTGGGGTCCTGGTGGTCCGGGCTGGGGTCACCCGGGGTGGCGTCCTCCGGTGGGCGCGTGGGGTCCCGGCGCGTGGCGCCCGGGTTGGGGCTGGTACCGTCCCGGCTGGGGCTGGGGCTATTATAACAATACCGGCGCCTGGATCGCGCTCGGCGTGGCGAGCGGCGTGGCCCTCGGCGCGGCGGCGGCAGCTGCGGAGACGCCGGTCTACAGTGACTCGGTGGCCTACTGCATCCAGCGTTTCCGGTCCTACAACCCGGCAACCGGCACGTACACGGGGTATGACGGCTTCCAGCATCCCTGCCCGTAA
- the rpmI gene encoding 50S ribosomal protein L35 has protein sequence MPKMKTKSGAKKRFRLTGTGKVIAAQAGKRHGMIKRTNNQIRNQRGTAILCESDGRVIRKSFLPNG, from the coding sequence ATGCCCAAGATGAAGACCAAGTCGGGAGCGAAGAAACGCTTCCGTCTCACGGGTACGGGAAAAGTGATCGCGGCCCAGGCTGGCAAGCGCCATGGCATGATCAAGCGGACCAACAACCAGATCCGCAACCAGCGCGGTACCGCCATCCTGTGCGAGAGCGACGGGCGCGTGATCCGCAAGTCGTTCCTGCCGAACGGCTGA
- the rplT gene encoding 50S ribosomal protein L20, which translates to MARVKRGVTSHAKHKKVFEAAKGFYGRRKNTIRAAKSAVERSMQYAYRDRKVKKRNFRALWIQRINAGVRALDLDLTYSRFIDGLGKAGIEVDRKVLSDIAIHEPDAFKALVEKAKAALA; encoded by the coding sequence ATGGCCCGCGTGAAACGTGGCGTTACCTCACACGCCAAGCACAAGAAGGTCTTCGAAGCCGCCAAGGGCTTTTACGGCCGTCGCAAGAATACCATCCGCGCTGCGAAGTCGGCCGTCGAACGGTCGATGCAGTATGCCTACCGCGATCGCAAGGTGAAGAAGCGCAACTTCCGCGCGCTCTGGATCCAGCGTATCAATGCCGGCGTGCGCGCGCTTGATCTCGATTTGACCTATTCGCGATTTATCGACGGTCTCGGCAAGGCCGGGATCGAGGTCGACCGCAAGGTGCTCTCGGATATCGCCATCCACGAGCCCGACGCGTTCAAGGCCCTGGTGGAGAAGGCCAAGGCAGCGCTCGCCTGA
- the pheS gene encoding phenylalanine--tRNA ligase subunit alpha produces the protein MSDPVLTNPSALKVLEQDIETAALRAPDEASLEEVRISALGKKGSVSDLLKSLGGMSPDERKVMGPAINGLRDRVQGLIGHRRSALKREALEARLATETLDVTLPVREAAAEAGRVHPIAQVTEELTAIFADMGFSVAEGPDIEDDFHNFTALNFPAGHPAREMHDTFFLPPGADGERKVLRTHTSPVQVRTMQTKTPPIRVICPGRTYRCDSDQTHTPMFHQVEGLVIDKSAHLGHLKWILEEFCKSFFEVDGVKMRFRPSFFPFTEPSMEVDIQCDRSRPGEIRFGEGSDWLEILGCGMVHPNVLRNCGIDPDEYQGFAWGMGIDRIAMLKYGMSDLRAFFEADVRWLSHYGFRPLDFPTLAGGLSA, from the coding sequence ATGTCCGACCCGGTGCTGACCAACCCGAGCGCCCTTAAGGTCCTGGAGCAAGACATCGAGACCGCCGCCCTGCGTGCTCCAGACGAAGCGTCCCTCGAAGAGGTGCGCATCTCGGCCCTCGGCAAGAAGGGCTCGGTCTCCGACCTGCTGAAGTCGCTGGGCGGCATGAGCCCGGACGAGCGCAAGGTGATGGGCCCGGCCATCAACGGCCTGCGCGACCGGGTGCAGGGCCTCATCGGCCACCGCAGGTCGGCCCTGAAGCGCGAGGCGCTGGAAGCCCGCCTCGCCACCGAGACGCTGGATGTCACCCTGCCCGTGCGCGAAGCCGCCGCCGAGGCGGGCCGCGTCCATCCCATCGCCCAGGTGACCGAGGAACTGACCGCCATCTTCGCCGACATGGGCTTCTCGGTGGCCGAGGGACCGGACATCGAGGACGACTTCCACAATTTCACCGCGCTGAACTTCCCGGCCGGCCATCCCGCCCGCGAGATGCACGACACCTTCTTCCTGCCCCCCGGCGCGGACGGGGAGCGCAAGGTGCTGCGCACCCACACCTCGCCGGTGCAGGTGCGCACCATGCAGACCAAGACGCCGCCCATCCGCGTCATCTGCCCCGGCCGCACCTATCGCTGCGATTCGGACCAGACCCACACGCCCATGTTCCACCAGGTGGAGGGGCTGGTGATCGACAAGAGCGCGCACCTCGGCCACCTCAAGTGGATTCTCGAAGAATTCTGCAAGTCGTTCTTCGAAGTGGACGGGGTGAAGATGCGCTTCCGCCCGTCCTTCTTCCCCTTCACCGAGCCGTCCATGGAAGTGGACATCCAGTGCGACCGCTCCCGTCCCGGCGAGATCCGCTTCGGCGAGGGTTCCGACTGGCTGGAGATCCTCGGCTGCGGCATGGTGCACCCGAACGTGCTGCGCAATTGCGGCATCGACCCGGACGAATACCAGGGCTTCGCCTGGGGCATGGGGATCGACCGCATCGCCATGCTCAAATACGGCATGAGCGACCTGCGCGCCTTCTTCGAGGCCGACGTGCGCTGGCTCTCCCACTACGGCTTCCGCCCGCTGGACTTCCCGACGCTGGCCGGCGGCCTGAGCGCGTAA
- the pheT gene encoding phenylalanine--tRNA ligase subunit beta, translating into MKFTFSWLKDHLEPTASFDEIVERLSLIGLEVEGVEDKAKQLAPFVVGEVLTAEKHPNADKLKVCTVSIGKGAPIQVVCGAPNARAGLKTVFAAPGTVIPATGTELKIGKIRDVESRGMLCSAREMGLSEEHEGIIELPADAPVGAPFAQVLGLDDPVIEIAVTPNRADCLGVAGVARDLAAAGLGELMAPRVKPVEGTFPAPLRVTLEFGETAPLCPAFALRVVKGVKNGPSPQWMQDRLRAIGLRPINALVDVTNFMTFDRNRPLHVFDLAKVKGDLVVRRARPGETLLALDGKTYTLDESMCVIADDTGVESLAGIMGGEASGCDETTTDVVIESALWDAITIAQTGRRLSVNSDARFRFERGVDPAFTVPGLDLASHLIMELCGGEPSELVLAGAIPDTTRTIAFPLSEVKRLSGLDATEAEIREVLENLGFSLSGAAPVIEVVPPSWRGDIEGKADLVEEVVRILGLERVPSTELPRGEDARKAVLTPLQLRSRKARRALAARGMVEAVTWSFVSQAAAKLFGGGAPELALSNPIASDLSDMRPSLLPGLIRSAGANADRGFADVALFEVGQVFAGDTPNDQRQAASGIRRGTAKPSGAGRHWSGNAAAVDVFDAKADAYAALSACGAPVSNLQVTTDAPGWYHPGRSGTLRLGSNAMAHFGEIHPAVLEALDVAGPLVGFEIVLDKIPEPKAKATRVKPNLELSAFQAVKRDFAFLVGRDVAAADILKAAQGADRKLVTGVGVFDIYEGKGIDPDKKSVAVEVTLQPRERTLTDKEIEDVAGRIVAEVAKKTGATLRA; encoded by the coding sequence ATGAAATTCACCTTCTCCTGGCTCAAGGACCACCTGGAGCCCACCGCCTCGTTCGATGAGATCGTCGAGCGCCTGTCCCTCATCGGCCTGGAGGTCGAGGGCGTCGAGGACAAGGCCAAGCAGCTGGCCCCCTTCGTGGTGGGCGAGGTGCTGACCGCCGAGAAGCACCCGAATGCCGACAAGCTCAAGGTCTGCACCGTCTCCATCGGGAAAGGCGCCCCCATCCAGGTGGTCTGCGGCGCCCCCAACGCCCGCGCCGGGCTGAAGACCGTCTTCGCGGCCCCGGGCACGGTCATTCCCGCCACCGGCACGGAACTGAAGATCGGCAAGATCCGCGACGTGGAAAGCCGCGGCATGCTCTGCTCGGCCCGCGAGATGGGCCTGTCGGAGGAGCATGAGGGCATCATCGAGCTTCCGGCCGACGCCCCGGTGGGCGCGCCGTTCGCGCAGGTGCTGGGGCTCGACGATCCGGTGATCGAGATCGCCGTCACCCCCAACCGCGCCGACTGCCTCGGCGTCGCCGGCGTCGCCCGCGACCTTGCCGCCGCCGGCCTCGGCGAGCTGATGGCGCCGCGGGTGAAGCCGGTGGAGGGCACCTTCCCCGCCCCGCTGCGCGTGACCCTGGAATTCGGCGAGACCGCCCCGCTCTGCCCCGCCTTCGCGCTGCGCGTGGTGAAGGGGGTGAAGAACGGCCCCTCCCCCCAATGGATGCAGGACCGCCTGCGCGCCATCGGCCTGCGCCCCATCAATGCGCTGGTGGACGTCACCAATTTCATGACGTTCGACCGCAACCGGCCGCTCCATGTCTTCGACCTCGCCAAGGTGAAGGGCGACCTCGTGGTACGCCGCGCCCGGCCGGGCGAGACGCTGCTGGCGCTGGACGGCAAGACCTACACCCTCGACGAGAGCATGTGCGTGATCGCCGACGACACCGGCGTCGAGAGCCTCGCCGGCATCATGGGCGGGGAAGCGTCCGGCTGCGACGAGACCACCACCGACGTGGTGATCGAATCCGCCCTGTGGGATGCCATCACCATCGCCCAGACCGGGCGCAGGCTCTCAGTCAATTCGGATGCCCGCTTCCGCTTCGAGCGCGGCGTCGACCCGGCCTTCACCGTCCCCGGCCTCGACCTCGCCAGCCACCTCATCATGGAGCTGTGCGGCGGCGAGCCGTCCGAGCTGGTGCTGGCCGGCGCAATCCCGGACACCACCCGCACCATTGCCTTTCCCCTCTCCGAGGTGAAGCGCCTGTCCGGCCTCGACGCCACCGAGGCGGAAATCCGCGAGGTGCTGGAAAATCTCGGCTTCTCCCTCTCCGGCGCGGCGCCGGTGATTGAGGTGGTGCCGCCCTCCTGGCGCGGCGACATCGAGGGCAAGGCGGACCTGGTGGAAGAGGTGGTGCGCATCCTCGGCCTGGAGCGCGTGCCCTCAACCGAGCTGCCCCGCGGCGAAGACGCGCGCAAGGCGGTGCTGACGCCCCTCCAGCTGCGCAGCCGCAAGGCCCGCCGCGCCCTCGCCGCCCGCGGCATGGTGGAGGCCGTCACCTGGTCCTTCGTCTCGCAGGCGGCCGCGAAGCTGTTCGGCGGCGGCGCGCCCGAGCTGGCGTTGTCCAACCCCATCGCCTCCGACCTGTCCGACATGCGGCCGAGCCTGCTGCCCGGCCTCATCCGTTCGGCGGGGGCCAATGCCGACCGCGGCTTCGCCGACGTGGCACTGTTCGAGGTGGGACAGGTGTTCGCCGGCGACACGCCGAACGACCAGCGGCAGGCCGCCTCCGGCATCCGCCGCGGCACGGCCAAGCCCTCGGGCGCCGGCCGGCACTGGTCCGGCAACGCGGCGGCCGTGGACGTGTTCGACGCCAAGGCGGACGCCTACGCGGCCCTGTCCGCCTGCGGCGCGCCGGTGTCCAACCTCCAGGTCACCACCGATGCGCCGGGCTGGTACCACCCCGGCCGCTCCGGCACCCTGCGCCTCGGCTCCAATGCCATGGCGCATTTCGGCGAGATCCACCCGGCCGTGCTGGAGGCGCTCGATGTCGCCGGCCCGTTGGTGGGGTTCGAGATCGTGCTCGACAAGATCCCCGAGCCCAAGGCCAAGGCGACGCGGGTAAAGCCGAATCTTGAGCTGTCCGCGTTCCAGGCGGTGAAGCGCGACTTCGCCTTCCTGGTCGGCCGGGATGTGGCCGCCGCCGACATCCTGAAGGCGGCGCAGGGCGCCGACCGGAAGCTGGTCACCGGCGTCGGCGTGTTCGACATCTACGAGGGCAAGGGCATCGACCCCGACAAGAAGTCGGTGGCGGTGGAGGTCACCCTCCAGCCGCGCGAGCGCACCTTGACCGACAAGGAGATCGAGGACGTGGCCGGCCGCATCGTCGCGGAAGTGGCGAAAAAGACCGGCGCGACGCTGCGGGCCTGA
- a CDS encoding DUF3309 family protein, with amino-acid sequence MLSTILIIVLVLLLVGALPNWGYSSGWGYGPGGIVGVLLIVVIVLALTGRL; translated from the coding sequence GTGTTGTCCACCATCCTCATCATCGTTCTCGTGCTGCTGCTGGTCGGTGCCCTGCCTAACTGGGGCTACAGCTCGGGCTGGGGCTACGGGCCGGGCGGCATCGTCGGGGTGCTGCTGATCGTCGTGATCGTGCTGGCGCTGACAGGACGCCTCTAG